CTTGCGCTGCGTATCTTCAGACATTGGATGCTCCTATCAAGCGTGCGGGCTACACCGGGTTCTCCTGCGAGCGCGTGACCACCTTGGCGCCGCTTCTGCGCGCCAGGTTGACTGCCCACTGGTTGATTGCGTAGTTGATGAGGATGTAGATGATCGCCACCACGAAGTACACCGAGACGAGCGCGTCGTAGTTGCTGATGAGCACGCGAGCGTTCTGCAGCAGGTCCGGATAGCTCACCACGTACGCGACGGAGGTGTCCTTCACCACGACGACGAGCTGCGAGATGAGCGACGGGATGACATAGCGGATGGCCTGCGGCAGGATGATCTTGCGCATGACCTTGCCCTCCGTCATGCCGATGGAGAGCGCCGCCTCGCGCTGGCCCTTGGGCACGGCGTTCACGCCGGCGCGGAACACCTCCGCGAGCACGCCGGACGCCGTGAGCGCGATGGGCAGCGTCAGCATCCAGAACGAGGGCATCTTGATGCCGTAGCCGGGGATGACCAGGAAGAAGAAGTAGATCAGCAGAAGCGAGGGGATGCCCCTGAAGAAGTTGATGACCACGCGGAAGACGGTGCTCACCACGCGGTTGTGGCTGATTCTACCCAGCATGAACAGGATGCCAAGAACGAGGGCGATGGCACCGGCGCACAGCGCAACCTCCGCCGTGCCGGCGAGCCCCATGAGCAGGAAGCGCCACGTAGACCACTGCGCGAAGAAGTACCAGTAGCGAGAGTCGAACTGGCCCATCTCGTACAGTCTTGCCACGACC
This sequence is a window from Parafannyhessea umbonata. Protein-coding genes within it:
- a CDS encoding amino acid ABC transporter permease, encoding MSAASSVSMRDALYEAPGPRTRRRIVVGTVVTSIAIVAIVAWVVARLYEMGQFDSRYWYFFAQWSTWRFLLMGLAGTAEVALCAGAIALVLGILFMLGRISHNRVVSTVFRVVINFFRGIPSLLLIYFFFLVIPGYGIKMPSFWMLTLPIALTASGVLAEVFRAGVNAVPKGQREAALSIGMTEGKVMRKIILPQAIRYVIPSLISQLVVVVKDTSVAYVVSYPDLLQNARVLISNYDALVSVYFVVAIIYILINYAINQWAVNLARRSGAKVVTRSQENPV